A single region of the Mannheimia bovis genome encodes:
- the atpB gene encoding F0F1 ATP synthase subunit A, which yields MAGSTAEYITHHLTFLTTGEGFWNVHLDTLFFSLVAGAIFLYFFRKAAKNATTGVPGKWQCFVEMIIEWVNGVVKENFHGPRHEVGPLALTIFCWVFIMNAIDLIPVDYPPQLASLLGIDYLRAVPTADISATLGLSIGVFCLIIYYTIKSKGFGGFVKEYTLHPFNHWAFIPVNFLLEVVTLLAKPISLAFRLFGNMYAGELIFILIAVMYMAESIVPQMLGVPLQIIWAIFHILVITLQAFIFMMLTIVYLSIGYNKADH from the coding sequence ATGGCTGGGTCTACCGCAGAATATATCACTCACCATTTGACGTTTTTAACGACAGGTGAGGGATTTTGGAATGTGCATTTAGATACCTTATTTTTCTCATTGGTAGCAGGTGCTATTTTCCTTTATTTTTTCCGCAAAGCAGCAAAAAACGCAACAACAGGCGTGCCGGGTAAGTGGCAATGTTTTGTTGAGATGATTATTGAATGGGTAAACGGTGTGGTTAAAGAGAACTTTCACGGTCCTCGCCACGAAGTCGGTCCATTAGCTTTAACCATCTTTTGCTGGGTATTCATTATGAATGCGATTGACTTGATCCCTGTTGATTATCCACCTCAATTAGCAAGTTTGCTAGGTATTGACTATTTGCGTGCAGTACCAACAGCAGATATTAGTGCGACATTGGGTTTATCAATTGGTGTATTCTGCCTAATTATCTACTACACAATCAAATCGAAAGGTTTCGGTGGTTTTGTAAAAGAATATACGTTACACCCTTTTAATCATTGGGCGTTTATTCCTGTAAACTTCTTATTAGAAGTGGTTACTTTACTTGCTAAACCGATTTCTCTTGCTTTCCGTTTATTCGGTAATATGTATGCAGGTGAATTAATCTTTATTTTGATTGCTGTAATGTATATGGCAGAAAGCATAGTACCTCAAATGTTGGGTGTGCCGCTTCAAATTATTTGGGCTATCTTCCACATTTTAGTTATTACGCTTCAAGCATTCATCTTTATGATGCTGACAATCGTGTATTTAAGTATTGGTTATAATAAAGCCGATCACTAA
- the atpG gene encoding F0F1 ATP synthase subunit gamma: MAGAKEIRTKIASVRNTQKITKAMEMVAASKMRKTQERMSASRPYADSIRKVISHIAKGNIEYQHPFLTSRPVKKVGYLVVSTDRGLCGGLNVNLFKTVLNELKDKDDQGIKSELSLIGSKSIAFFNPMGLEIKGHLNGLGDTPAMENLVGIVNGMVKAFRDGEIDEVYVVYNRFVNTMSQKPTVQKLLPLPELENDSLGQTGSWDYIYEPSPQALLDSLLVRYLESQVYQAVVDNLASEQAARMVAMKAATDNAGNLINELQLVYNKARQASITNELNEIVAGAAAI; this comes from the coding sequence ATGGCAGGTGCTAAAGAGATAAGAACCAAAATTGCAAGTGTTCGTAATACACAAAAAATTACTAAAGCGATGGAAATGGTTGCCGCATCAAAAATGCGTAAAACCCAAGAGCGTATGTCGGCTTCTCGCCCTTATGCAGATAGTATTCGCAAGGTAATTAGCCATATTGCCAAAGGTAACATTGAGTATCAACACCCGTTCCTAACCTCTCGTCCAGTGAAGAAAGTTGGCTATTTAGTAGTTTCAACTGATCGTGGTTTATGTGGTGGTTTGAATGTGAACTTATTTAAAACTGTTTTAAATGAGTTGAAAGATAAAGATGATCAAGGAATTAAATCTGAATTGAGTTTGATTGGTAGTAAAAGTATTGCCTTTTTCAACCCAATGGGATTAGAAATCAAAGGTCATCTTAATGGATTGGGTGATACACCAGCAATGGAAAATTTAGTCGGTATTGTAAACGGTATGGTTAAAGCCTTCCGTGACGGCGAGATTGATGAAGTTTATGTGGTTTATAACCGATTCGTAAACACAATGTCGCAAAAACCAACAGTACAAAAACTACTTCCATTGCCAGAACTTGAAAATGACTCATTAGGACAAACAGGTTCTTGGGATTATATCTATGAACCAAGTCCACAAGCGTTATTAGATAGTTTACTTGTCCGTTATTTAGAATCTCAGGTATATCAAGCAGTCGTTGATAACCTAGCTTCTGAACAAGCAGCTCGAATGGTTGCAATGAAAGCGGCAACAGATAACGCAGGTAATCTCATCAATGAGTTGCAATTGGTGTATAACAAAGCTCGTCAAGCAAGTATTACGAATGAATTAAATGAAATTGTCGCGGGTGCCGCAGCAATTTAA
- a CDS encoding ATP synthase subunit I encodes MSAVINKAKSQYRRALGIEAGTILVLAFILFLCKGNIAVSFLAGGISSFVPHCVFVYWVFFRNSAKDRTKMTAFYWGEGGKWLVAIILMIVSFTLIPHFQFLVFFVGYFLALFLNIALPMFLSRKST; translated from the coding sequence GTGTCTGCTGTAATCAATAAAGCAAAATCACAATATCGCAGAGCGTTGGGAATTGAGGCGGGAACTATTTTAGTTTTAGCTTTTATTCTTTTTTTGTGTAAAGGGAATATTGCAGTTTCCTTTCTTGCCGGAGGTATCTCTAGTTTTGTGCCTCACTGTGTTTTTGTGTATTGGGTTTTCTTTAGAAATTCTGCAAAAGATCGGACAAAAATGACCGCTTTCTATTGGGGAGAAGGGGGTAAATGGTTAGTTGCAATCATTTTAATGATAGTGAGTTTTACCTTAATTCCTCATTTCCAATTTTTAGTATTTTTTGTAGGTTATTTTTTGGCACTGTTTTTAAACATTGCATTGCCGATGTTCTTGAGTCGGAAATCAACATAG
- the atpA gene encoding F0F1 ATP synthase subunit alpha, which translates to MQLNSTEISELIKKRIAQFNVVSEAQSTGTIVSVSDGVIRIHGLSDVMQGEMIALPGNRYAIALNLERDSVGAVVMGPYADLAEGMEVQCTGRILEVPVGRGLLGRVVNTLGQPIDGKGEIQNDGFSPIEVIAPGVIDRQSVDQPVQTGYKAVDSMVPIGRGQRELIIGDRQTGKTALAIDAIINQRDSGIKCIYVAIGQKASTIANVVRKLEEHGALQNTIVVVASASESAALQYLAPYAGCAMGEYFRDRGEDALIVYDDLSKQAVAYRQISLLLRRPPGREAFPGDVFYLHSRLLERASRVNADYVERFTNGAVKGQTGSLTALPIIETQAGDVSAFVPTNVISITDGQIFLESGLFNAGIRPAVNPGISVSRVGGSAQTKLVKKLAGGIRTALAQYRELAAFAQFASDLDEATRKQLSHGQKVTELLKQKQFEPMSVAQLGLSLAAAEYGYLDDVPVERVGSFEANLLAYAQSNYGEFMQELSKSGNFNDEIKDKLNEILSSFKKNSAW; encoded by the coding sequence ATGCAACTAAATTCAACAGAAATTAGTGAATTGATTAAAAAACGTATTGCCCAATTCAATGTTGTGAGCGAAGCTCAAAGCACAGGGACAATCGTTTCGGTAAGTGACGGGGTTATTCGTATCCACGGCTTATCAGATGTAATGCAAGGCGAAATGATTGCATTACCGGGCAATCGTTATGCGATTGCATTAAACTTAGAAAGAGATTCTGTCGGTGCGGTTGTAATGGGACCTTATGCAGATTTAGCAGAAGGTATGGAAGTACAATGCACAGGTCGTATTTTAGAAGTGCCGGTTGGTCGTGGTTTATTAGGTCGTGTAGTTAATACATTAGGTCAGCCAATTGATGGTAAAGGCGAAATCCAGAATGATGGTTTCTCACCAATCGAAGTTATTGCTCCGGGTGTTATCGACCGTCAATCGGTAGATCAACCTGTTCAAACCGGTTATAAAGCGGTTGACTCAATGGTACCAATCGGTCGTGGTCAGCGTGAGCTTATCATCGGCGACCGTCAAACCGGTAAAACAGCATTAGCAATCGATGCGATCATCAACCAACGTGATTCAGGTATTAAATGTATCTATGTTGCTATCGGTCAAAAAGCATCAACTATTGCAAACGTAGTGCGTAAATTAGAAGAGCACGGTGCATTACAAAACACTATCGTGGTTGTAGCATCTGCATCTGAATCTGCAGCATTACAATACTTAGCTCCTTATGCAGGTTGTGCAATGGGTGAGTACTTCCGTGATCGTGGTGAAGATGCGTTAATCGTTTACGATGATTTATCTAAGCAAGCAGTTGCTTACCGTCAAATTTCATTGTTATTACGCCGTCCACCGGGTCGTGAAGCATTCCCGGGAGATGTATTCTACCTACACTCTCGCTTACTTGAGCGTGCGTCTCGTGTAAACGCAGACTATGTAGAACGTTTCACTAACGGTGCTGTAAAAGGTCAAACAGGTTCTTTAACTGCATTACCAATCATCGAAACCCAAGCGGGCGATGTTTCAGCATTCGTTCCAACTAACGTAATCTCGATTACTGATGGTCAGATTTTCTTAGAATCAGGCTTATTCAATGCAGGTATTCGTCCTGCGGTAAACCCGGGTATCTCAGTTTCTCGTGTTGGTGGTTCTGCACAAACTAAATTGGTGAAAAAATTAGCCGGTGGTATTCGTACTGCACTTGCTCAATATCGTGAATTAGCAGCATTCGCACAGTTTGCATCAGACCTTGATGAAGCAACGCGTAAACAACTTTCTCACGGTCAGAAAGTAACTGAATTGTTGAAACAAAAACAATTTGAGCCAATGTCTGTTGCACAGTTAGGTTTATCTCTAGCTGCTGCTGAGTATGGTTATCTTGATGATGTGCCAGTTGAGCGTGTAGGTTCGTTTGAAGCTAACTTATTAGCGTATGCTCAAAGCAACTATGGCGAATTTATGCAAGAACTGTCAAAATCCGGCAATTTCAATGATGAAATTAAAGATAAATTGAATGAGATTTTATCTAGTTTCAAAAAGAACAGTGCTTGGTAA
- a CDS encoding MerR family transcriptional regulator: MIKMNDLVKLTSTPKSTILYYIKEGLLPEPYKDKPNFHLYDESNVKLLEFIKYLQTNFNASIAQIKSLFNQPNFDKMNPYESLIHSLSLVMGAETEEFAPKQLCQEFNISEQKLSEYIEKGLLHPRDNIFTNKEREILAIVSRCNETELNLLQAYIDVAKQLAQFEVNITLEGLADNEQNDEKLKHLFDILLVLKPYVFNMETLKTYQKITR, encoded by the coding sequence ATGATAAAAATGAATGACTTAGTAAAACTGACAAGTACTCCAAAATCAACCATTTTATACTATATAAAAGAGGGATTATTGCCCGAACCTTATAAAGATAAGCCAAACTTCCATCTTTATGATGAAAGTAACGTAAAACTACTAGAGTTTATCAAATATCTACAAACTAACTTTAATGCCAGCATTGCACAAATAAAATCATTATTTAACCAGCCTAACTTTGATAAAATGAACCCATATGAAAGTTTAATTCATTCACTTTCATTAGTTATGGGGGCAGAAACTGAAGAATTTGCTCCAAAGCAATTATGCCAAGAATTTAACATTAGTGAGCAAAAACTCAGCGAATATATAGAAAAAGGATTACTCCACCCTCGTGATAATATTTTTACCAATAAAGAACGGGAAATTTTAGCCATTGTCAGCCGCTGTAATGAAACCGAACTAAACTTACTACAAGCCTACATTGATGTAGCCAAACAACTTGCACAGTTTGAAGTTAATATCACGTTAGAAGGTTTAGCTGATAATGAGCAAAATGATGAAAAGCTGAAACATCTATTTGATATTTTGCTGGTGCTAAAACCCTATGTATTTAATATGGAAACGTTAAAAACTTATCAAAAAATAACTAGATAG
- the atpE gene encoding F0F1 ATP synthase subunit C: MENVITATIFGSVILLAFAAFGTAIGFALLGGKFLESSARQPELANSLQTKMFIVAGLLDAISMIAVGIALLFIFANPFIGLLG, encoded by the coding sequence ATGGAAAACGTAATTACCGCAACAATTTTTGGTTCAGTAATTTTATTAGCTTTCGCTGCATTCGGTACTGCGATTGGTTTCGCATTATTAGGTGGTAAATTCTTAGAATCTTCTGCTCGTCAACCAGAATTAGCAAACAGCTTACAAACTAAAATGTTTATCGTTGCAGGTCTTTTAGATGCTATCTCAATGATCGCTGTGGGTATCGCATTATTATTCATCTTCGCTAACCCGTTCATTGGTTTATTAGGCTAA
- the atpF gene encoding F0F1 ATP synthase subunit B: MNLNATLIGQLIAFALFVAFCMKYVWPPLIRAIEERQANIANALASAEKAKQEQADSKAAADQEILLAKEEAQKIIDLATKRRNEILESVQAEAEVERLRIIEQGYAEVESERKRVQEELRQKVAALAVAGAEKIVGRSVDAAANNDIIDKLVAEL, translated from the coding sequence GTGAATTTAAATGCAACACTAATTGGTCAGCTTATTGCGTTCGCACTCTTTGTTGCGTTCTGTATGAAATATGTATGGCCACCGCTAATTCGAGCAATTGAAGAGCGTCAAGCAAATATTGCTAATGCTTTAGCTTCTGCCGAAAAAGCGAAACAAGAGCAAGCTGATTCTAAAGCTGCTGCGGATCAAGAAATTCTGCTGGCAAAAGAAGAAGCACAAAAAATTATTGATTTGGCAACAAAACGTCGTAATGAAATTTTAGAGTCTGTACAAGCAGAAGCTGAAGTTGAACGTCTACGCATTATTGAACAAGGTTATGCGGAAGTAGAAAGCGAACGTAAACGTGTTCAAGAAGAGCTTCGTCAAAAAGTGGCTGCATTGGCTGTTGCCGGTGCTGAGAAAATTGTCGGTCGTTCAGTGGATGCTGCAGCGAACAACGATATTATTGATAAGCTAGTTGCAGAACTATAA
- the rsmG gene encoding 16S rRNA (guanine(527)-N(7))-methyltransferase RsmG, with translation MLEKLDRLLAQAEINLTDQQKEQLVGFVRLLDKWNKAYNLTSVRNPDEMLVKHILDSLVVSPHLHGDKFIDVGTGPGLPGIPLAIANPDKQFVLLDSLGKRITFIKNALRELGIKNVTPVLSRVEEYHEQQFDGVLSRAFASLDDMVNWCYHLPNKNGKFYALKGIYDETEMQAVKNPVELVEIISLQVPELVGERHLVVLKKL, from the coding sequence ATGTTAGAAAAATTAGACCGCTTGTTAGCTCAAGCTGAAATAAATTTAACCGATCAACAAAAAGAGCAGTTAGTTGGTTTTGTACGATTGTTGGATAAATGGAATAAAGCCTATAACCTGACGTCTGTTCGCAACCCTGATGAAATGTTGGTAAAACATATTTTGGATAGTCTTGTGGTAAGCCCACATTTACACGGCGATAAATTTATTGATGTTGGCACAGGTCCGGGGTTGCCGGGTATTCCATTAGCGATTGCTAACCCCGATAAACAATTTGTGCTGCTGGATAGCCTAGGTAAACGTATTACTTTTATTAAAAATGCGTTGCGTGAGTTAGGGATTAAAAATGTAACGCCTGTTCTCAGCCGTGTGGAGGAATACCACGAGCAGCAATTTGATGGTGTACTCAGCCGTGCCTTTGCCTCGCTTGATGATATGGTTAATTGGTGCTATCACTTACCGAATAAAAACGGCAAGTTTTATGCGTTAAAAGGGATATATGATGAAACCGAAATGCAAGCGGTTAAAAATCCGGTAGAATTGGTTGAAATTATCTCCTTACAAGTGCCGGAGTTGGTAGGAGAAAGGCATTTGGTTGTATTGAAAAAACTATAG
- the atpH gene encoding F0F1 ATP synthase subunit delta, translating into MSELSTVARPYAKAAFDFALEQGQLDKWQEMLQFSAAVANDEQVADFISSSLASGQISDTFINICGEQLDQYGQNFIRVMADNKRLAVLPAVLNAFLELRAEHESIKNVEVVSADKLTDAQEAKIANAMEKRLGTKVRITSSIDSSLIAGVIIRYDDVVIDGSSRGQLNRLSQELSL; encoded by the coding sequence ATGTCAGAATTAAGCACAGTAGCTCGCCCCTATGCTAAAGCGGCTTTCGATTTTGCTTTAGAACAAGGTCAATTGGATAAATGGCAGGAAATGTTGCAATTTTCTGCAGCTGTCGCGAATGATGAGCAAGTAGCTGATTTCATCAGTTCATCACTTGCAAGCGGTCAAATTTCTGATACGTTTATCAATATTTGTGGCGAACAATTAGATCAATATGGGCAAAATTTCATTCGCGTTATGGCTGATAATAAGCGTTTAGCGGTATTACCTGCTGTATTGAATGCATTTTTAGAATTAAGAGCAGAGCACGAATCAATAAAAAATGTTGAGGTTGTTTCTGCAGATAAATTAACAGATGCACAAGAAGCAAAAATTGCCAATGCGATGGAAAAGCGACTCGGAACAAAAGTACGTATTACTTCATCAATTGATAGTTCATTAATTGCGGGTGTAATCATTCGTTATGATGATGTGGTGATTGATGGTAGTAGTCGTGGACAGCTAAACCGCTTGAGTCAAGAGTTGAGCTTGTAA